The Pseudomonadota bacterium genome includes a window with the following:
- a CDS encoding MlaE family lipid ABC transporter permease subunit has translation MSALKEPLTHPTFRVEYDGPAGGVLAVSLAGTLTFADGGALWAELRSKLPATAQEAIRFDLSRIESIDGGAMALLVQAKWDLQTAGVRCEFSGSTGAVQKILALYEGDASPTPRSPAPRVGVLGRVGDRTIAVLREGQLLFAFVGGMLLAVGGVLRRPRTGNWHDIAPIMARTGADAVPIVMLITFLIGFVMAFQSAVQLKQLGANIYVADLVALSITRELGPLMTAIIVCGRSGAAFAAELGTMSVSEEIDALRTMGIGALRFLVFPRIIALILVMPVLTLLGDFVGILGGLVVGVVNLDLTITGYVNETMRALVLWDVFQGVIKAGVFGLAIGLISCFQGLATTGGAEGVGRRTTASVVTSLFSLIVLDAAFTLTFHELGL, from the coding sequence ATGAGCGCCCTGAAAGAGCCTCTCACCCACCCGACATTCCGCGTCGAGTACGATGGCCCGGCAGGTGGCGTCCTCGCTGTGAGCCTCGCGGGCACGCTGACGTTCGCCGACGGCGGGGCGCTGTGGGCCGAGCTGCGCTCGAAGCTCCCGGCGACGGCGCAAGAGGCGATTCGGTTCGACCTCTCCCGGATCGAGTCCATCGACGGCGGGGCGATGGCGCTCCTCGTCCAGGCCAAGTGGGATCTGCAGACGGCCGGGGTGCGCTGCGAGTTCTCGGGCTCGACGGGCGCCGTCCAGAAGATCCTCGCGCTGTACGAAGGCGACGCCAGCCCCACCCCGCGCTCGCCTGCGCCTCGCGTCGGCGTCTTGGGACGCGTGGGCGACAGGACCATCGCCGTTCTGCGGGAAGGGCAGCTCCTCTTCGCGTTCGTCGGCGGCATGCTCCTGGCCGTCGGCGGCGTCCTCAGGCGGCCCCGGACCGGGAACTGGCACGACATCGCGCCTATCATGGCGCGGACCGGCGCGGACGCGGTGCCGATCGTCATGCTCATCACCTTCCTCATAGGCTTCGTGATGGCCTTCCAGTCCGCGGTGCAGCTCAAGCAGCTCGGCGCGAACATCTACGTGGCCGATCTGGTCGCGCTCTCGATCACGCGCGAGCTCGGCCCTTTGATGACCGCCATCATCGTGTGCGGCCGTTCGGGGGCCGCGTTCGCCGCCGAGCTCGGCACGATGAGCGTATCCGAAGAGATCGACGCCCTGCGCACGATGGGGATCGGGGCGTTGCGGTTCCTGGTCTTCCCCCGGATCATCGCGCTCATCCTCGTCATGCCGGTGCTCACGCTGTTGGGCGATTTCGTCGGCATCCTGGGTGGGCTGGTCGTGGGCGTCGTGAACCTCGACCTCACGATCACGGGCTACGTCAACGAGACCATGCGGGCGCTGGTTCTCTGGGACGTCTTCCAGGGCGTGATCAAGGCCGGCGTGTTCGGCCTCGCCATCGGGCTCATCTCGTGCTTCCAGGGGCTCGCCACCACGGGCGGCGCCGAGGGCGTCGGGAGGCGGACCACCGCCTCCGTCGTGACGTCGCTGTTCTCGCTGATCGTGCTCGACGCGGCCTTCACCCTCACCTTCCACGAGCTCGGGCTATGA
- a CDS encoding ATP-binding cassette domain-containing protein, with amino-acid sequence MSTPFITVKDLTMGWGDVILLENVSFEVERGEIFAILGASGCGKSTLLRYLTGLDEPMAGTVRIDGVGAPTLEVGRPAYGVMFQSGALFGSMTVGENLALALSEWTRLPRAAVSAIVRAKLRLVGLKGSEQKQPSELSGGMKKRAAIARAMALEPSLIFLDEPSSGLDPVSAVELDELILTLNEGLGLTVVLVTHELPSIFKIAKRCILLDRATRSILARGDPRELRDGSDVPEVRQFFNRVSPGRTKEAV; translated from the coding sequence ATGAGCACGCCGTTCATCACCGTGAAGGACCTGACGATGGGCTGGGGAGACGTGATCCTCCTCGAGAACGTTTCGTTCGAGGTCGAGCGCGGCGAGATCTTCGCGATCCTCGGCGCGAGCGGGTGCGGCAAGTCGACTTTGCTCCGCTACCTGACCGGGCTCGACGAGCCCATGGCCGGGACGGTCCGGATCGATGGGGTGGGGGCGCCCACCCTCGAGGTCGGGCGACCGGCGTACGGCGTCATGTTCCAGTCCGGCGCGCTGTTCGGCTCGATGACGGTCGGCGAGAACCTGGCGCTCGCGCTCTCCGAGTGGACCCGCCTGCCCCGCGCCGCCGTGTCTGCCATCGTGCGCGCCAAGCTCAGGCTCGTGGGCCTCAAGGGCAGCGAGCAGAAGCAGCCGTCCGAGCTCTCGGGGGGCATGAAGAAGCGCGCGGCGATCGCCCGGGCCATGGCGCTCGAGCCGAGCCTGATCTTCCTCGACGAGCCCTCGTCGGGCCTCGACCCCGTGAGCGCGGTGGAGCTCGACGAGCTCATCCTCACGCTGAACGAAGGCCTCGGGCTCACCGTCGTGCTCGTGACCCACGAGCTCCCGAGCATCTTCAAGATCGCGAAGCGCTGCATCCTGCTCGACCGCGCGACCCGCAGCATCCTGGCCCGCGGGGACCCGCGCGAGCTCCGCGACGGGAGCGACGTCCCCGAGGTGCGTCAATTCTTCAACCGGGTCAGCCCCGGCCGGACCAAGGAGGCTGTGTGA
- a CDS encoding MlaD family protein: MAAPTNHWKLGLFVVAGLAMALCAVALLGARSMQREVALYVSYFDESVQGLEVGSPIKFRGVTIGTVGKIRVAPDHRHVEVESEIGLEELTRLGLDIGEKPRLFDAPRKLVMTADLRLQLASAGLTGVKFLQLDFFDARHYPPPRLPFKVPKNYIPSAPSMMKSLEDSILLIANRLPEITDQVSSIAGEIDVIVRDVSDRQIPERIVSTLDTMDGLLATTQKVIGQVDAKGLSRNGNRTLKSVTGAADRLDVILARINQDDGLITSVERASDSVGDTLRDADGLGGQLVDTLESVQTSARSIRKLTEALEQDPEMLVKGRTPEKKR; encoded by the coding sequence ATGGCCGCTCCTACGAACCATTGGAAGCTCGGGCTCTTCGTGGTCGCCGGCCTGGCGATGGCGCTCTGCGCGGTGGCCCTGCTCGGCGCCCGCAGCATGCAGCGGGAGGTCGCGCTCTACGTGTCCTACTTCGACGAGTCGGTGCAGGGGCTCGAGGTGGGCTCGCCCATCAAGTTCCGCGGCGTGACCATCGGCACGGTCGGCAAGATCCGGGTGGCGCCGGATCACCGCCACGTCGAGGTCGAGAGCGAGATCGGCCTCGAGGAGCTGACCCGGCTCGGCCTCGACATCGGGGAGAAGCCGAGGCTGTTCGACGCACCCCGGAAGTTGGTGATGACCGCGGATCTGCGCCTGCAGCTCGCGTCTGCGGGCCTGACCGGGGTGAAGTTCCTCCAGCTCGATTTCTTCGACGCCCGCCACTACCCTCCGCCGAGGCTGCCGTTCAAGGTCCCGAAGAACTACATCCCCTCCGCCCCCTCGATGATGAAGAGCCTCGAGGACTCGATCCTCCTCATCGCGAACCGCCTGCCGGAGATCACCGACCAGGTCTCGTCGATAGCGGGCGAGATCGACGTCATCGTCCGCGACGTGAGCGACCGCCAGATCCCCGAGCGGATCGTCTCCACGCTCGACACGATGGACGGCCTGCTCGCGACGACGCAGAAGGTGATAGGCCAGGTGGACGCCAAGGGGCTCTCGCGCAACGGGAACCGGACCCTCAAGAGCGTGACCGGCGCCGCGGATCGCCTGGACGTGATCCTCGCCCGCATCAACCAGGACGACGGCCTGATCACCAGCGTCGAGCGCGCGAGCGACTCCGTGGGCGACACGCTGCGCGACGCGGACGGGCTCGGCGGCCAGCTCGTGGACACGCTGGAGTCGGTGCAGACGTCCGCGCGATCGATCCGCAAGCTCACCGAGGCCCTCGAGCAGGATCCCGAGATGCTGGTGAAGGGCCGCACCCCGGAGAAGAAACGATGA
- a CDS encoding PqiC family protein has translation MNTQSARTLLLLTISASFLPSCGALSAAKAPGDARFFSMERAPSQAVAAPAEVPGGTGDPLKLRLGRVTGAPHLEERVVYRDSAHEIGYYREVRWSEPPELFLKRQLARVLFEDRGIRHVMGGAERTLLVKLTALDEILAPQHLARAQVVVKLHDEHVVLWEKTLTVDRPVAVRSDGDLAIATIEALGEAMQAIVDRIADGVVRELEARR, from the coding sequence ATGAACACTCAATCCGCACGCACGCTCCTGCTCCTCACCATCTCGGCGTCGTTCCTGCCGAGCTGCGGCGCCCTTTCTGCGGCGAAGGCCCCGGGTGACGCGCGCTTCTTCAGCATGGAGCGAGCGCCCAGCCAAGCCGTCGCGGCCCCGGCGGAGGTCCCCGGCGGGACGGGCGACCCGCTCAAGCTGCGGCTCGGTCGGGTCACGGGGGCCCCCCACCTCGAGGAGCGGGTCGTCTACCGCGATTCGGCGCACGAGATCGGCTACTACCGGGAGGTCCGTTGGTCGGAGCCGCCGGAGCTGTTCCTGAAGCGGCAGCTCGCGCGCGTGCTTTTCGAGGATCGCGGGATCCGGCACGTGATGGGCGGGGCCGAAAGGACGCTCCTCGTGAAGCTCACGGCCCTCGACGAGATCCTCGCCCCGCAGCACCTGGCGCGCGCGCAGGTCGTCGTGAAGCTGCACGACGAGCACGTGGTGCTCTGGGAGAAGACGCTGACGGTGGACCGCCCGGTCGCCGTGAGGAGCGACGGCGACCTCGCGATCGCGACGATCGAAGCGCTCGGCGAGGCGATGCAGGCCATTGTCGATCGGATCGCCGACGGCGTGGTGCGCGAGCTCGAGGCGCGAAGATGA
- a CDS encoding AI-2E family transporter, whose product MSRPADDWRDVFHLNVFLDLSLVDGVVERRDRVWIKRFLATRDMQHLYARMEEIIAAGRCAPEELHRLVVRAAAELSLAEKRHTVFDLAQLAKSKGSLRPEDYEKILDLAQKIGVPDTEADAMLHSVYRINDTFIAIMGLLACGTIIYLTRSVIIPLVIAIFITMIINRIDGAIASVFKLQRLRWFTKLGAMVIILGAVFGLVMAAIVSGTDIASRFPEYETRISTALRESVTAQSMISWLGDKGVLAQLQQLPFGSMARGLLSSMVNLLSNFVLVVIFTGFLVPSSSAFKGVMADMNKKIGAYISTKSLVCLLTGITVYALCTAFGVDFALFWALLAFLLNFIPVVGAIIASVPPILLSVVQLDSWTAIVFFALCMLLLNILIGQVLEPKLMGNRLALKPIAILLGLIFWGLLLGIPGMFLSTPLMVLLRILSSHFNFSRSFERLLSTDTN is encoded by the coding sequence ATGAGCCGGCCCGCCGATGATTGGCGCGACGTCTTCCACCTCAACGTCTTCCTCGACTTGAGCCTCGTCGACGGGGTCGTCGAGCGGCGGGACCGCGTCTGGATCAAGCGCTTCCTCGCGACCCGCGACATGCAGCACCTGTACGCCCGCATGGAGGAGATCATCGCGGCCGGCCGCTGCGCTCCGGAAGAGCTCCATCGCCTCGTCGTCCGGGCGGCGGCCGAGCTGTCGCTGGCGGAGAAGCGACACACCGTCTTCGATCTGGCCCAGCTGGCCAAGTCCAAGGGATCGCTTCGCCCCGAGGACTACGAGAAAATCCTCGATCTCGCCCAGAAGATCGGCGTGCCGGACACCGAGGCGGACGCCATGCTCCACTCGGTCTATCGAATCAACGACACCTTCATCGCCATCATGGGTCTGCTCGCCTGCGGCACGATCATCTACCTGACGCGTTCCGTCATCATCCCGCTGGTGATCGCCATCTTCATCACGATGATCATCAACAGGATCGACGGCGCGATCGCGTCCGTTTTCAAGTTGCAACGCCTCCGCTGGTTCACCAAGCTGGGCGCGATGGTCATCATTCTCGGGGCCGTGTTCGGACTGGTGATGGCGGCGATCGTCTCCGGGACGGACATCGCGAGCCGCTTTCCCGAGTACGAGACCCGGATCAGCACGGCCCTCCGCGAATCGGTGACCGCTCAGAGCATGATCTCGTGGCTCGGCGACAAGGGCGTCCTCGCGCAGCTGCAGCAGCTCCCCTTCGGAAGCATGGCGCGCGGCCTCCTCTCCTCCATGGTCAATCTGCTGAGCAACTTCGTGCTGGTCGTCATCTTCACCGGGTTCCTCGTCCCCTCGTCCTCCGCCTTCAAAGGCGTCATGGCCGACATGAACAAGAAGATCGGAGCCTACATCAGCACCAAGAGCCTGGTCTGCCTGCTCACCGGTATTACGGTCTACGCCCTGTGCACGGCCTTCGGCGTCGACTTCGCGCTCTTCTGGGCGCTCCTCGCGTTCCTCCTGAACTTTATCCCGGTCGTCGGCGCGATCATCGCGTCGGTGCCGCCGATCCTGCTCTCCGTCGTCCAGCTCGACTCCTGGACCGCCATCGTCTTCTTCGCCCTCTGCATGCTCTTGTTGAACATACTGATCGGCCAGGTGCTCGAGCCCAAGCTCATGGGCAACCGGCTCGCGCTCAAGCCCATCGCCATCCTGCTCGGGCTGATCTTCTGGGGCCTCTTGCTGGGCATTCCCGGCATGTTCCTGTCCACGCCGCTCATGGTCCTTTTGCGGATCCTCTCTTCTCACTTCAACTTCAGCCGGAGCTTCGAACGCCTGCTCTCGACCGACACGAACTGA
- a CDS encoding PAS domain S-box protein → MKPDDRGKGGSPGDAATAREGQDRHEFAEQFRELMARLQQIFWIKSAADDAVLYVSPAYATISGRTCQSLYDDFRSFLDAVHPQDRERVAQAMAGQRETSGYEEEYRIVRPDGAVRWIQARSYPIRDAEGTISRFAGIGEDITDRKALEQDRARLAAIVEYSEDAIVSMSADCVVIGWNRGAERLYGYAAEEIIGCPLSVLFPPERYDEYLRILDNVRRGEPVASCDTVRRRKDGTVVNASVNIFPIEVRGQELVGASKVSRDLTAIKKLEAQLIEAQKMEVVGQLAAGTAHDFNNYLSIILGRSDLILMALGADDPMRGNAETIRQAAESAAGLARQLLIFSRREKSTPVVLDLNDVVKNFDRMLRQLVDKSVEMTVSLNAENGSIRAAPGHLGQVLLNLVANARDAMPGGGAVVITTSDVVPDEDWIRAHGGARPGSYVLLTVADTGTGLTDEVRTHLFEPFFTTKASGKGTGLGLATCDTIVKQCGGHIDVLTEPGKGTTFRVYFPAVLQERFPPSN, encoded by the coding sequence ATGAAGCCCGACGATCGAGGCAAAGGGGGTTCCCCCGGCGACGCGGCGACGGCTCGGGAGGGGCAAGACCGGCACGAGTTCGCGGAGCAGTTCCGGGAGCTGATGGCGCGCCTCCAGCAGATCTTCTGGATCAAGAGCGCCGCGGACGACGCGGTGCTCTACGTCAGCCCCGCCTACGCGACGATCAGCGGCCGCACCTGCCAGAGCCTCTACGACGACTTCCGGAGCTTCCTGGACGCCGTCCACCCGCAGGACCGCGAGCGGGTGGCCCAGGCGATGGCCGGCCAGCGCGAGACCTCCGGATACGAGGAGGAGTACAGGATCGTGCGCCCCGACGGCGCGGTGCGCTGGATCCAGGCGCGGAGCTATCCGATCCGCGACGCGGAGGGCACGATCTCGCGCTTCGCTGGCATCGGCGAGGACATCACCGACAGGAAGGCGCTCGAGCAGGACCGGGCGAGGCTCGCGGCCATCGTGGAGTACTCGGAGGACGCCATCGTGAGCATGTCCGCGGACTGCGTCGTCATCGGCTGGAACCGCGGCGCGGAGCGGCTGTACGGCTACGCGGCCGAGGAGATCATCGGATGCCCGCTGTCCGTCCTGTTCCCTCCCGAGCGCTACGACGAGTACCTGCGGATCCTCGACAACGTCAGGCGGGGCGAGCCGGTGGCGTCCTGCGACACGGTGCGGCGTCGGAAGGACGGGACCGTCGTCAACGCGTCCGTGAACATCTTCCCTATCGAGGTCCGGGGCCAGGAGCTCGTGGGCGCCTCGAAGGTGAGCCGCGATCTCACCGCGATCAAGAAGCTGGAGGCGCAGCTCATCGAGGCGCAGAAGATGGAGGTGGTGGGCCAGCTCGCGGCCGGCACGGCGCACGACTTCAACAACTACCTGTCCATCATCCTGGGCCGCAGCGATCTGATCCTGATGGCGCTCGGCGCGGACGATCCCATGCGCGGGAACGCGGAGACCATCCGGCAGGCGGCGGAGAGCGCTGCCGGCCTGGCGCGTCAGCTCCTGATCTTCAGCCGAAGGGAGAAGTCGACGCCCGTCGTGCTCGACCTCAACGACGTGGTGAAGAACTTCGACCGGATGCTGCGGCAGCTCGTCGACAAGAGCGTGGAGATGACCGTCTCGCTCAACGCGGAGAACGGAAGCATCCGAGCCGCCCCCGGCCACCTCGGGCAGGTGCTGCTCAACCTGGTCGCCAACGCCCGCGACGCCATGCCCGGCGGTGGCGCGGTCGTCATCACGACGAGCGACGTCGTCCCGGATGAGGACTGGATACGCGCGCACGGGGGCGCGAGGCCCGGGAGCTACGTGCTGCTCACCGTCGCCGACACCGGGACCGGCCTCACCGACGAGGTCAGGACCCACCTGTTCGAGCCGTTCTTCACGACGAAGGCCAGCGGAAAAGGAACGGGGCTGGGGCTGGCGACGTGCGACACCATCGTCAAGCAGTGCGGCGGCCACATCGACGTGCTCACCGAGCCGGGCAAGGGCACCACGTTCAGGGTGTACTTCCCGGCGGTGCTCCAGGAGCGCTTTCCTCCTTCGAATTGA
- a CDS encoding SPFH/Band 7/PHB domain protein: MSWYYIAIPIFALWFLLGVRIVRPTNRGLVERLGKYRRFAAPGFHWIIPVVDRMYRVNITEGMVNAESQEIITNDNLNARVDAQVYYKVKDDEESVKSCIYRVLNYKYQIVNLARTTLRNIIGTMTLKSANSERGKINSELQKILRDETAHWGIEIVRTELKEIDPPKDVQETMNKVVKAENEKIAAIDFATATETIADGARRAEIKKAEGIKQANILRAEGEAQAIKLVNEAADRYFVGNAQLLRKLEMVEKSISGNAKIVIPSGSELINVIGELAGVQPLPLPKKVQ; the protein is encoded by the coding sequence ATGAGCTGGTACTACATCGCAATCCCGATCTTCGCACTGTGGTTCCTCCTCGGCGTCCGGATCGTCCGGCCGACGAACAGGGGGCTCGTGGAGCGTCTGGGCAAGTACCGCAGGTTCGCGGCGCCGGGCTTCCACTGGATCATCCCCGTCGTCGACAGGATGTACCGCGTGAACATCACCGAGGGGATGGTGAACGCGGAGTCCCAGGAGATCATCACCAACGACAACCTGAACGCCCGCGTGGACGCCCAGGTCTACTACAAGGTGAAGGACGACGAAGAGAGCGTGAAGAGCTGCATCTACCGCGTGCTGAACTACAAGTACCAGATCGTGAACCTCGCGCGGACCACGCTGCGCAACATCATCGGCACGATGACCCTCAAGTCCGCCAACAGCGAGCGCGGCAAGATCAACAGCGAGCTGCAGAAGATCCTGCGCGACGAGACCGCGCACTGGGGGATCGAGATCGTGCGGACCGAGCTCAAGGAGATCGATCCGCCCAAGGACGTGCAGGAGACGATGAACAAGGTGGTCAAGGCCGAGAACGAGAAGATCGCGGCGATCGACTTCGCCACGGCGACCGAGACGATTGCAGACGGCGCGCGGCGGGCGGAGATCAAGAAGGCCGAGGGGATCAAGCAGGCGAACATCCTCCGGGCCGAGGGCGAGGCGCAGGCGATCAAGCTCGTCAACGAGGCCGCGGATCGGTACTTCGTCGGCAACGCCCAGCTGCTCCGGAAGCTCGAGATGGTGGAGAAGTCGATCTCGGGCAACGCCAAGATCGTCATCCCGTCCGGCTCGGAGCTGATCAACGTCATCGGGGAGCTGGCCGGCGTTCAGCCGCTGCCGCTGCCCAAGAAAGTTCAATAG
- a CDS encoding OmpA family protein produces the protein MRHALIAVGVLLVFATACSSGPAAAKRAELNGMLAPIGTKPDAASAESASREPPSAVAEQTTAKPAVETADRLPDETQARADKMKRERDAQDMLAESAAVRVDYGGIVITLSGAALFAPADATLLVSSQPMMKKVAGALLVTRERDIVVEGHTDSNGTEIGNIELSRQRAEAVRTYLIAQGYPAARIRAQGIGQDRPVATNASAKGREKNRRMEIIVNVKRDEAL, from the coding sequence ATGAGACACGCGCTCATCGCGGTAGGTGTTCTGCTGGTGTTCGCGACGGCTTGCTCGAGCGGGCCTGCGGCCGCGAAACGCGCCGAGCTGAACGGAATGCTGGCCCCGATCGGGACGAAGCCGGATGCGGCGAGCGCCGAGAGCGCGAGCCGGGAGCCGCCGTCCGCGGTTGCCGAGCAGACGACGGCGAAGCCTGCGGTCGAGACGGCCGATCGGCTGCCGGACGAGACGCAGGCACGGGCCGACAAGATGAAGCGGGAGCGCGACGCGCAGGACATGCTCGCCGAGAGCGCCGCCGTTCGGGTCGACTACGGCGGGATCGTCATCACGCTCTCCGGCGCCGCCCTCTTCGCACCGGCCGACGCAACGCTGCTCGTCTCGTCGCAACCCATGATGAAGAAGGTCGCGGGCGCGCTCCTCGTGACCAGGGAACGCGACATCGTCGTCGAGGGCCACACGGACTCGAACGGGACGGAGATCGGCAACATCGAGCTGTCGCGGCAGCGCGCCGAGGCGGTGCGCACGTACCTCATCGCGCAGGGCTATCCGGCCGCTCGGATCCGCGCCCAGGGCATCGGGCAGGATCGGCCTGTGGCCACGAACGCGAGCGCGAAGGGCCGTGAGAAGAACCGGCGGATGGAGATCATCGTCAACGTCAAGCGGGACGAAGCGCTCTGA
- a CDS encoding pirin family protein yields the protein MITLRRSAERRHVRSWNQEIWKTFAPEDQEDQLAEGFGSCAALDELRLPPNAGAAPLPLRHSEIVTYVFEGALAQEDSTGRSGVVHVDEFQSMTTGRIRHSERNASQTKWTRVFRLSLRPSEAELDCGQEQRLFPLAERRGVLRVVASPDGRRGSLRVHADALVYSAILDVGHHLIHPLDPGRVAWLHVLHGKVALDGLVLVTGDGVGVAAEPAISCTAQEDSEILLVDMGGR from the coding sequence GTGATCACGCTCCGCAGATCCGCGGAGCGCCGCCACGTCCGGAGTTGGAATCAGGAGATCTGGAAGACCTTCGCGCCCGAGGACCAAGAGGACCAGCTCGCCGAGGGCTTCGGATCCTGCGCGGCGCTCGACGAGCTCCGCCTCCCGCCGAACGCGGGCGCGGCGCCCCTCCCCCTGCGGCACTCCGAGATCGTCACCTACGTGTTCGAAGGCGCGCTCGCACAGGAGGACTCGACCGGGCGATCGGGGGTCGTGCACGTCGACGAGTTCCAGAGCATGACCACCGGGCGCATCCGCCACAGCGAGCGGAACGCCTCCCAGACGAAATGGACGCGCGTCTTCCGGCTGTCGCTGCGACCCTCCGAGGCGGAGCTCGATTGCGGCCAGGAGCAGCGGCTCTTCCCTTTGGCGGAACGCCGGGGCGTGCTCCGAGTCGTCGCGTCGCCCGACGGGCGGAGGGGATCGCTGCGCGTCCACGCGGACGCCCTCGTCTACTCGGCCATCCTCGATGTCGGCCACCACCTGATCCACCCGCTCGATCCAGGGCGAGTCGCCTGGCTCCACGTCTTGCACGGCAAGGTCGCGCTCGACGGCCTCGTCCTCGTCACGGGGGACGGCGTCGGCGTGGCGGCCGAGCCCGCGATCTCCTGCACCGCGCAGGAGGACTCCGAGATCCTGCTCGTCGACATGGGCGGGCGATAG
- a CDS encoding alpha/beta hydrolase: MNERQKRREEALQRKAQARARKAQAREQKLEVRRDRVEAKREQLEAKREQLEAIPTIHAGALEPEPVFGGEAYVIDLGAKDAPAVVLVHGVGDNAARDWDGLIPALLGSHRVIAFDLPGFGRSTKANEAYKPDSYVKFIKHVVDARLGRPFDLVGHSMGGAVAIGYAGTNPRDVERLIIADAAGILHRHAFGEYVMRLGIRGVPGWDAVTSDSRGSALGNALSGIVEAFAHKVIRPYFRVEPDPSTLFELEAARRRILGGDPLKISGLFLVSKNFGPAIASVRVPPLLVWGGEDRIAPLRTGVVLRSMLPGSRLEVLEGCGHVPMKDRAERFNELVAEWLAAPPRALELRTKGGPARGPVEHLRQVQGRTLGGEYERVVIDGCEGITLRGVRAGRIEITRSGVLLEECEIAGAETGLLIDTSRVKVTGGSISGEVAIRSSGQSDLDLAGTDIEGREAAVRSATESQVLFSVCPVRSPRSAGFLHGVYRASAAEDI, translated from the coding sequence ATGAACGAACGCCAGAAGAGACGCGAGGAGGCGCTGCAGCGCAAGGCGCAAGCCCGTGCGCGGAAGGCGCAGGCACGCGAACAGAAGCTCGAAGTGAGGCGCGATCGCGTGGAGGCGAAGCGCGAACAGCTCGAGGCGAAGCGCGAACAGCTCGAGGCCATTCCCACCATCCACGCAGGAGCGCTCGAACCGGAGCCCGTGTTCGGCGGCGAAGCCTACGTGATCGACCTCGGGGCAAAAGACGCCCCCGCGGTGGTGCTCGTGCACGGCGTGGGAGACAACGCGGCGCGGGACTGGGACGGCCTCATCCCTGCCCTCCTCGGCAGCCACCGCGTGATCGCCTTCGACCTGCCCGGCTTCGGCAGGTCCACCAAGGCCAACGAGGCGTACAAGCCCGACTCCTACGTCAAGTTCATCAAGCACGTCGTCGACGCGCGGCTCGGGCGCCCGTTCGACCTCGTCGGGCACTCCATGGGAGGCGCCGTCGCCATCGGCTACGCGGGCACGAACCCCCGCGATGTCGAGCGCCTGATCATCGCCGACGCCGCCGGCATCCTCCACCGCCACGCGTTCGGCGAGTACGTGATGCGGCTCGGCATCCGCGGCGTCCCCGGCTGGGACGCGGTGACCTCCGACTCCCGAGGGTCGGCCCTCGGCAACGCCCTGAGCGGCATCGTGGAGGCCTTCGCGCACAAGGTGATTCGGCCCTACTTCCGGGTGGAGCCCGATCCGTCCACGCTCTTCGAGCTCGAGGCCGCGCGGCGGAGGATCCTCGGGGGCGATCCGCTCAAGATCTCGGGCCTCTTCCTCGTCTCCAAGAACTTCGGGCCGGCGATCGCCTCGGTCCGGGTGCCGCCGCTCCTCGTCTGGGGCGGAGAGGATCGGATCGCGCCGCTGCGGACCGGCGTCGTGCTCCGCTCCATGCTCCCCGGCTCACGGCTCGAGGTGCTCGAGGGGTGCGGCCACGTGCCCATGAAGGATCGCGCCGAGCGCTTCAACGAGCTGGTGGCCGAGTGGCTCGCCGCGCCGCCGCGCGCGCTGGAGCTCCGAACCAAGGGCGGGCCGGCGCGGGGCCCCGTGGAGCATCTGCGCCAAGTGCAGGGCCGGACCCTCGGCGGCGAGTACGAGCGCGTGGTGATCGACGGGTGCGAGGGGATCACCCTGCGCGGCGTGCGCGCCGGGCGGATCGAGATCACCCGATCCGGGGTGCTCCTCGAGGAGTGCGAGATCGCGGGCGCCGAAACCGGCCTTTTGATCGACACCTCCCGCGTGAAGGTGACCGGGGGATCGATCTCGGGAGAGGTCGCCATCCGGAGCAGCGGGCAGAGCGACCTCGACCTCGCCGGGACCGACATCGAAGGCCGGGAGGCCGCGGTGCGCAGCGCGACCGAGAGCCAGGTGCTCTTCTCCGTCTGCCCGGTGCGCAGCCCGCGCAGCGCGGGGTTCCTCCACGGCGTGTACCGGGCGAGCGCGGCCGAGGATATCTGA